A single region of the Anaerostipes rhamnosivorans genome encodes:
- a CDS encoding flavodoxin family protein gives MKVIIHDLEEKERNRLVPGESEDIKLVGKEGEIRNCIGCFGCWVKTPGKCVIRDQYGDMGELLSACDEVEIISQCCYGGYSPFVKNVLDRSIPYVHPYFVIKNDEMHHKQRYQKTLKLTVRFYGEQITEDEKSIASELVKANAVNLYADVQNIQFAETPSQLGGR, from the coding sequence ATGAAAGTAATCATTCATGATTTAGAAGAAAAAGAGCGGAATCGGCTTGTTCCCGGAGAATCTGAGGATATAAAGCTGGTTGGTAAAGAGGGAGAGATCCGAAATTGCATTGGCTGTTTTGGGTGTTGGGTCAAGACGCCCGGGAAATGTGTCATAAGAGACCAGTATGGGGATATGGGTGAGCTGCTTTCTGCGTGCGATGAGGTTGAGATCATTAGCCAATGCTGTTATGGGGGCTACAGCCCTTTTGTGAAAAATGTTCTCGACCGGAGCATTCCTTATGTGCACCCCTATTTTGTTATTAAAAATGATGAAATGCATCATAAACAGAGATATCAGAAGACATTAAAACTGACCGTAAGGTTTTATGGAGAACAGATCACAGAGGATGAAAAGAGCATTGCGTCAGAGTTGGTGAAAGCCAACGCAGTCAACTTGTACGCAGATGTTCAAAACATTCAGTTTGCTGAAACACCGTCCCAGTTAGGAGGCAGATGA
- a CDS encoding NAD(P)H-dependent oxidoreductase, with the protein MKIVGINGSPKYSGSSSEIILKELEALLTGHEYSGISVRKPEITEEMKNQILDCDILVFAFPLYVDSIPSQLTAALQQMESILRDAQTDKMVYAVVNCGFYEGRQNHIALKMMKCWCLKAGLSWGQGLGIGGGGMIPMFTDIPEGKGIKKGFSEALKELAENITKGGRAEDRFISPGIPRIMYKLAGQMGWRKQIKDNGLPVKELSRQISR; encoded by the coding sequence ATGAAGATTGTAGGAATCAATGGAAGTCCAAAGTATTCGGGAAGCAGTTCGGAGATTATTTTGAAAGAGCTGGAAGCTCTGCTGACGGGACATGAGTATTCAGGGATTTCTGTCCGCAAACCGGAGATAACAGAAGAGATGAAAAACCAGATCTTAGACTGTGACATCCTGGTCTTTGCGTTTCCTCTCTATGTGGACAGCATTCCATCTCAACTGACAGCGGCTTTACAGCAGATGGAAAGTATTTTAAGAGATGCACAGACAGACAAGATGGTGTATGCTGTTGTAAACTGTGGGTTTTATGAGGGCAGGCAAAACCACATTGCCCTAAAGATGATGAAGTGTTGGTGCCTGAAAGCGGGCCTCTCCTGGGGACAGGGTCTGGGGATTGGCGGAGGAGGCATGATTCCAATGTTTACAGATATCCCGGAAGGAAAGGGGATAAAGAAGGGTTTCTCAGAAGCCCTGAAAGAGCTTGCGGAAAATATCACAAAAGGAGGCAGAGCAGAGGACCGCTTTATCTCGCCGGGTATCCCAAGAATCATGTATAAATTGGCAGGGCAGATGGGATGGAGAAAGCAGATCAAGGACAATGGACTGCCGGTAAAAGAGCTGTCCAGACAAATTTCACGGTAA
- a CDS encoding pyridoxamine 5'-phosphate oxidase family protein has protein sequence MRRKDREVIKDEEIDKIISNCYCCRLGFQDEGNIYMVPLSFGYEKNNGRRIFYFHSAKEGRKIDLIRKNHYAGFELDTNYKLKEGTKACSYSARFQSVTGSGKVEFIDDPEERKKALRAVMCQNTGKEEWEFSEEMLDVVCTFKLEVEELSCKEHL, from the coding sequence ATGAGAAGAAAAGACAGGGAAGTCATAAAGGATGAGGAAATCGACAAGATCATTTCAAACTGTTATTGCTGCAGGCTGGGATTTCAAGACGAGGGAAATATTTATATGGTACCTTTAAGCTTTGGGTATGAGAAAAACAACGGCAGGAGAATTTTTTATTTCCACAGCGCTAAAGAGGGAAGAAAGATTGATCTGATTCGCAAAAACCATTATGCTGGGTTTGAACTTGATACAAATTACAAACTGAAGGAAGGAACGAAGGCCTGCAGTTATTCCGCACGGTTTCAAAGCGTGACGGGCAGCGGTAAGGTGGAGTTTATCGATGATCCGGAAGAGAGGAAAAAGGCACTCCGGGCTGTCATGTGTCAGAATACAGGAAAAGAGGAATGGGAGTTTTCTGAGGAAATGCTGGACGTGGTCTGTACATTTAAGCTGGAAGTTGAGGAATTATCTTGTAAAGAACATCTCTAA
- a CDS encoding nucleotide pyrophosphohydrolase has protein sequence MDTIKYLTEEVQRFCEDRDWDQFHGPKDLAIGLSTESNELLDLFRFKSEDQMREMMRPGASREHISEELADVFFFLLRFSQMYGFDLKDCLMDKLDKNAEKYPEDQVRGKNLKYTELVRER, from the coding sequence ATGGACACGATAAAGTATTTAACAGAAGAAGTACAGAGATTTTGTGAGGACCGGGATTGGGACCAATTTCACGGACCCAAGGACCTGGCCATCGGGCTTTCCACAGAATCCAACGAACTGCTGGATTTGTTCCGTTTTAAGTCTGAGGATCAGATGCGGGAGATGATGAGACCGGGAGCTTCTAGAGAGCATATATCAGAGGAGCTCGCTGATGTGTTCTTTTTTCTTCTGCGTTTTTCCCAGATGTATGGATTTGATCTGAAGGACTGCCTCATGGATAAATTAGACAAAAACGCAGAGAAATATCCGGAGGATCAAGTAAGGGGGAAAAATCTTAAGTATACGGAGCTTGTCCGCGAAAGATAA
- the recQ gene encoding DNA helicase RecQ has protein sequence MQSAHGLLKQYFGYDDFREGQKPLINAVLEGQDVLGIMPTGAGKSLCFQIPALLMQGITLVVSPLISLMKDQVAALNQAGIHAAFLNSSLSMGQYRKALSLAREGRYKIIYVAPERLETEGFLQFALSPEVEISFLAIDEAHCVSQWGQDFRPSYLKILSFLEKLPSRPVLGAYTATATAEVREDILDILKLRSPLVLTTGFDRSNLFFGVKKPRDKYRELETYIKEKEEKMPGSSGIVYCLSRKNVEEVCYRLREAGFSVTRYHAGLADAERRENQDDFIYDRKQIMVATNAFGMGIDKPDVRFVIHYNMPKNMESYYQEAGRAGRDGEAAECILYFGASDQRTNRFLIESGEENEELDREARRIILQRDLERLQQITFYCATSECLRHYILDYFGEESGTECGNCSNCLEEFEFADMTEQAEKVVRCIQDCQRSFGINLIVDVLRGADNQKIRQRDLNENPEYKSLSDMTVPRLKQLLNEMIMQGFLALSNDDYPVLELTDRSDELLEGARLTIKVSKKEEKQPPKFRKKKAGAVSALAKEDVELFEELRSLRMEIAKEEKVPPYMVFSDKTLAGMSSERPQTLNEMLEVSGVGQFKLEKYGERFLEGIKLFAEKEE, from the coding sequence ATGCAGAGTGCACACGGCTTATTAAAACAATATTTTGGATATGATGATTTTAGAGAAGGGCAGAAGCCTTTGATTAACGCAGTTCTGGAAGGTCAGGATGTATTGGGCATTATGCCCACTGGAGCAGGGAAGTCTCTTTGTTTTCAGATTCCGGCGTTGTTGATGCAGGGGATTACACTGGTGGTCTCTCCGCTGATCTCTCTTATGAAGGATCAGGTGGCAGCGTTAAATCAGGCCGGAATTCATGCAGCCTTTTTGAACAGTTCGCTGAGTATGGGTCAGTACAGGAAGGCTCTCAGCCTGGCCAGGGAGGGCCGATATAAGATCATTTATGTGGCGCCGGAGAGGCTTGAGACAGAAGGGTTTCTGCAGTTTGCCCTTTCCCCGGAAGTGGAGATTTCCTTTTTGGCCATTGATGAAGCCCATTGTGTTTCCCAGTGGGGCCAGGATTTCCGGCCCAGCTATTTAAAGATCCTTTCTTTTTTAGAGAAACTGCCGTCCCGGCCAGTGTTGGGCGCATATACTGCCACGGCTACGGCGGAGGTAAGGGAAGACATCCTGGATATTTTAAAGCTTAGAAGTCCCTTGGTTTTGACCACAGGATTTGACCGGAGCAATCTGTTCTTCGGAGTGAAAAAGCCCAGGGATAAGTATCGGGAGTTGGAAACCTATATAAAAGAAAAAGAGGAGAAGATGCCGGGCAGCAGCGGTATTGTTTACTGTCTTTCCAGGAAAAATGTAGAGGAAGTCTGTTACCGGCTCAGAGAAGCTGGTTTTTCTGTGACGAGATATCACGCAGGGCTGGCAGATGCAGAGCGGCGGGAAAACCAGGATGATTTTATCTATGACAGGAAACAGATCATGGTAGCAACCAATGCGTTCGGAATGGGAATTGATAAGCCGGATGTGAGGTTTGTGATTCACTATAATATGCCGAAGAATATGGAGAGCTATTATCAGGAGGCCGGAAGGGCAGGCAGAGATGGGGAAGCGGCAGAATGTATTCTTTATTTTGGGGCTTCGGACCAGAGGACCAACCGTTTTTTGATCGAAAGCGGAGAAGAAAATGAAGAACTGGACCGGGAGGCCAGGAGAATCATACTGCAGAGGGACTTGGAGCGACTTCAACAGATCACATTCTACTGTGCCACTAGTGAATGTCTGCGGCATTATATTTTAGATTATTTTGGGGAAGAAAGCGGCACGGAGTGCGGAAACTGCAGCAACTGTCTGGAAGAATTTGAATTTGCAGATATGACGGAGCAGGCAGAGAAGGTGGTCCGATGCATTCAGGACTGCCAAAGAAGCTTTGGTATCAACCTGATCGTGGATGTTCTGAGAGGGGCAGATAACCAAAAGATTCGCCAAAGGGATCTGAATGAAAATCCAGAATATAAGTCTTTATCTGATATGACAGTGCCGAGACTGAAGCAGCTGTTGAACGAGATGATTATGCAGGGATTTTTGGCTTTGAGTAATGATGATTACCCGGTGTTGGAACTGACTGATAGATCGGATGAACTTCTTGAAGGAGCCAGATTAACGATAAAGGTTTCCAAGAAGGAGGAGAAACAGCCGCCGAAATTCAGAAAGAAGAAGGCCGGTGCCGTTTCTGCGCTGGCAAAGGAGGATGTGGAATTGTTTGAAGAACTGCGCAGTCTCAGGATGGAGATCGCAAAAGAGGAAAAAGTTCCGCCTTATATGGTATTCTCGGATAAAACACTGGCAGGCATGAGTTCGGAGAGGCCGCAGACCTTGAATGAAATGCTGGAGGTAAGCGGAGTAGGACAGTTTAAGCTTGAGAAATACGGAGAGCGGTTTCTGGAGGGAATTAAACTGTTTGCTGAAAAAGAAGAGTAA
- the def gene encoding peptide deformylase: MAVRKIRMDGDPILKKKCKVVPQVDDTARRQLDDLMDTLHSVDNGAALAANQAGILRRMIVIDYEGYYLKLVNPVITEKSGSQRCVEGCLSFPNRFGKTFRPAKVTVEALDENGQDVVYTVEGEMAKCFCHEIDHLDGKVFIDEIYEFLELDE; this comes from the coding sequence ATGGCAGTTAGAAAAATACGAATGGACGGGGACCCGATCTTAAAAAAGAAGTGCAAAGTGGTTCCCCAGGTGGATGATACGGCAAGGCGTCAGCTGGATGATCTGATGGATACGCTACACAGTGTGGATAACGGTGCAGCGCTGGCGGCAAACCAGGCAGGAATCTTAAGAAGAATGATCGTTATCGATTACGAGGGTTATTATTTAAAGTTGGTGAACCCGGTGATTACTGAAAAAAGCGGATCACAGAGGTGTGTAGAGGGCTGTCTAAGTTTTCCGAACCGCTTTGGAAAAACCTTCCGTCCAGCCAAAGTGACAGTAGAAGCGTTGGATGAAAACGGCCAGGATGTGGTATATACGGTGGAAGGAGAGATGGCAAAGTGCTTCTGCCATGAGATCGACCATCTGGATGGCAAAGTATTTATTGACGAAATATATGAGTTTCTAGAGCTGGACGAGTGA
- a CDS encoding GDSL-type esterase/lipase family protein, protein MKQKQTIEYYEQHGEDFILGTEQNDMNPLYKVFEKYLPPEGSVLDLGCGSGRDSRYFKEHGFQVTALDASPAMCRYAEQIPDIEVRNGFFQDMTDREVFDGIWACASLLHIEKSGLPDVLKRLWSALRHGGVLYASFKHGTEEYEKEGRFFSDQTEPVLRKLFSTAGFGIMNIWLTDDVRTDRQKERWINILCRKQDKKIVLFGDSLTDYFPMEFFQVVKAQVYNRGEAGNTAPEMTARVSRDVVPFAPDIVLMQGGANDYLLPFYRGAETVAEQLVRAADRIRKYLPETKLYIQSLYPMNTLPREARRPKDIEHGIPFWSEGKSNHEIQRINSVIQKLCKDRGYYYVDVFAGLAGEDGELPLSYTVDGVHLSREGYEQVWTVLSQVLIKEGCMGGSCG, encoded by the coding sequence ATGAAACAGAAGCAGACGATAGAATATTATGAACAGCACGGGGAAGATTTTATCCTCGGCACGGAACAGAATGATATGAACCCTCTGTATAAAGTATTTGAAAAGTACCTGCCGCCTGAAGGGTCTGTTTTAGATCTTGGCTGCGGTTCCGGAAGAGACAGCAGGTATTTTAAAGAGCATGGGTTTCAGGTGACCGCTCTGGACGCCTCGCCGGCCATGTGCAGGTACGCAGAGCAGATTCCTGATATTGAGGTGAGAAACGGCTTCTTTCAGGATATGACGGACAGGGAAGTGTTTGATGGAATCTGGGCCTGTGCATCTCTTCTACACATCGAAAAGAGTGGGCTTCCAGATGTGTTGAAAAGGCTTTGGTCTGCACTTAGGCACGGGGGTGTGCTCTATGCTTCTTTTAAACACGGGACAGAAGAATATGAAAAAGAAGGGCGGTTTTTCAGTGATCAGACAGAGCCTGTTCTGAGAAAATTGTTCAGTACAGCCGGCTTTGGGATCATGAATATATGGCTGACGGACGATGTGAGGACAGACAGGCAAAAGGAGCGGTGGATCAATATTTTATGCAGAAAACAGGACAAAAAAATCGTATTGTTTGGAGACTCACTGACGGATTACTTTCCGATGGAGTTTTTTCAGGTTGTAAAAGCCCAGGTGTATAACAGGGGGGAAGCCGGGAATACAGCACCGGAGATGACAGCCAGGGTCAGCAGGGATGTGGTGCCTTTCGCCCCAGATATTGTACTCATGCAGGGAGGGGCAAATGATTATCTGCTGCCTTTTTACAGAGGAGCGGAGACGGTGGCAGAACAACTTGTGCGGGCTGCGGACAGGATCAGAAAATACCTGCCGGAAACAAAGCTATACATCCAATCCCTCTATCCTATGAATACCTTGCCGCGCGAAGCGCGCCGTCCGAAGGACATAGAACACGGGATTCCTTTTTGGTCTGAGGGGAAATCAAATCATGAGATCCAACGGATTAATTCCGTCATTCAAAAGCTGTGTAAAGATAGGGGGTATTATTATGTGGATGTGTTTGCCGGGCTGGCCGGAGAGGATGGAGAACTGCCCTTATCCTATACGGTGGACGGGGTTCATCTTTCCAGGGAAGGATATGAACAGGTCTGGACAGTATTATCACAAGTGTTGATAAAAGAAGGATGTATGGGAGGCAGCTGTGGATAA
- a CDS encoding FadR/GntR family transcriptional regulator, whose protein sequence is MGEKRLSDSVAEQILTMITMEKRFQPGDKLPNENELSKELEISRTTLREAVRALVANGILEIQRGRGTFVTQGIDTDNLKFLTPLKDAEVNAGDLYEMRLIFEPEAAYYAALRASDAELERILFYGRKVEEKIQSKEDRTEVEQLFHRSIAKATHNEFMNQLMPVIYQGIGQGVTLSRQKEMAVKDTLNDHRLIMEFMEARNAEGARSAMRIHILHAMKELGI, encoded by the coding sequence ATGGGAGAAAAACGGCTTTCAGACAGCGTTGCGGAGCAAATACTGACAATGATTACAATGGAAAAGAGGTTTCAGCCGGGGGACAAGCTGCCCAATGAAAACGAACTCTCGAAGGAGCTGGAGATCAGCAGGACTACACTGAGAGAGGCAGTCAGGGCACTGGTGGCAAATGGGATCCTGGAGATCCAGAGAGGCAGGGGGACATTTGTGACCCAGGGGATTGATACGGATAATCTTAAGTTTCTCACACCTTTAAAGGATGCCGAGGTCAATGCGGGGGACCTTTATGAGATGAGGCTCATCTTTGAACCGGAGGCCGCCTATTATGCAGCTCTCAGGGCCAGCGACGCAGAACTTGAACGGATTCTCTTCTATGGCCGCAAGGTGGAGGAAAAGATTCAGAGCAAAGAAGACAGGACAGAGGTGGAGCAGCTGTTTCACCGGTCTATCGCAAAGGCCACTCACAATGAGTTCATGAACCAGCTCATGCCCGTGATCTATCAGGGAATCGGACAGGGGGTTACGCTGTCCAGGCAAAAGGAGATGGCAGTAAAGGATACCTTAAATGACCACAGATTGATTATGGAATTCATGGAAGCCAGGAATGCGGAGGGCGCAAGGAGCGCAATGAGAATCCATATCCTGCATGCGATGAAAGAGCTTGGCATATGA
- a CDS encoding BglG family transcription antiterminator → MYLDERSELILSDILVENKIHTEELKEKYNISLRQLMYSVEKINTYLTEKRAETITKNRMGELYVSIKSRKLLDQWLKEINSQSYVPSELERSQLITFMVITIEEELSLQHFVSELKVSKNTILSDLKIVKENLKKYSCELKYTRLKGYFIKGNEFEIRKILIELVNLILNIPYGKYMVERITKVTNGELQKVTDWLEAIERDLKISYTDDKMETTPYTVALIYRRIEFGHYIQEDDMIFQELSDTKEYAFAERLLSSIGKVPRQERFFITLQLLSTNLVGESVLSENQMQKMNQAVKEVILKFENRACIMFQDRDRLVQMLVQHMKPAYYRIKYNLTLTTNLLDLVKIEMIEEELQEIYLLLKQCMEPIERLVECKIPEIEMQFITMFVASWFRKEGQKLVEKPRALVVCPNGITVSKVMHSSLKVLFPEFDFLKSISVREFEEMDDSTYDLIFSPVRLNTTKKIFIVEPVITVSDKKTLRKKVLENVYGIKMVDYDVDEVYKIMKKHVKSGISFNQEKNIKRELKNYFSIKIDDNVEQKNDCEDINLTDLIHQNYIQIKKQVSSWKEAMEIVAQPLLDYGHVTPEYVDRVIRQYNDLSIHIIFGGKIAVPHGMPDFGVNELGMSMLVINDPVKFGGLDVHVFMMLAPEDEKRHLKAMLQMTSLAADENGIRRLVEANDKKEIIEVLKQYQ, encoded by the coding sequence ATGTATTTGGATGAACGTAGTGAATTAATACTAAGTGATATTTTAGTAGAGAATAAAATTCATACAGAAGAATTAAAAGAAAAATATAACATTTCATTAAGACAGCTTATGTACAGTGTAGAGAAAATAAATACATATTTGACTGAAAAAAGGGCAGAAACGATCACCAAGAATAGAATGGGTGAATTGTATGTATCAATCAAGTCCAGGAAATTATTAGATCAATGGTTGAAAGAAATAAATTCTCAAAGCTATGTTCCATCTGAATTAGAGAGAAGTCAATTAATTACGTTTATGGTGATCACAATAGAAGAGGAATTATCATTACAACATTTTGTATCTGAATTAAAGGTAAGCAAAAATACAATTTTAAGTGATTTAAAAATCGTAAAGGAAAATCTAAAAAAATATTCATGTGAATTAAAATATACAAGATTAAAAGGATATTTTATCAAAGGAAATGAATTTGAAATTCGCAAAATTTTAATAGAACTAGTAAATCTAATTTTAAATATACCTTATGGAAAATATATGGTCGAACGTATTACTAAAGTTACAAATGGAGAACTTCAAAAAGTCACAGATTGGCTGGAGGCCATTGAAAGAGATTTAAAAATTTCTTATACAGATGACAAGATGGAGACAACGCCTTATACAGTGGCATTGATATACAGAAGAATTGAATTTGGGCACTACATTCAAGAAGACGATATGATCTTTCAAGAATTATCAGACACGAAAGAATATGCATTTGCCGAGAGATTGTTATCTTCTATTGGAAAAGTACCAAGGCAAGAACGTTTTTTTATAACATTACAATTACTATCGACTAATTTGGTTGGAGAATCTGTTTTATCAGAAAATCAAATGCAAAAAATGAATCAAGCAGTGAAAGAAGTTATTTTAAAGTTTGAAAATCGGGCTTGTATTATGTTTCAAGATCGAGATCGGTTAGTGCAAATGTTAGTGCAACATATGAAGCCGGCATATTACAGAATAAAATATAATCTGACATTAACAACCAACTTGTTAGATCTGGTAAAAATAGAAATGATTGAGGAAGAACTACAGGAAATTTATTTATTGCTGAAACAATGTATGGAACCTATAGAGAGACTGGTAGAATGTAAGATCCCGGAAATTGAAATGCAATTTATCACAATGTTCGTTGCAAGCTGGTTCAGAAAAGAGGGACAGAAATTAGTAGAAAAACCTCGTGCGTTGGTTGTATGTCCTAATGGAATTACAGTGTCAAAAGTAATGCACAGCTCATTAAAAGTTTTATTTCCTGAATTTGATTTTCTTAAATCTATTTCAGTAAGAGAATTTGAAGAAATGGATGATAGTACATATGACCTGATTTTTTCACCAGTTCGATTAAACACAACAAAAAAAATTTTTATTGTGGAGCCAGTGATTACAGTAAGTGATAAAAAGACGTTACGAAAAAAAGTGCTGGAAAATGTATATGGAATTAAAATGGTCGATTATGATGTAGATGAAGTATACAAGATAATGAAAAAGCACGTGAAAAGCGGCATAAGCTTCAATCAAGAAAAAAATATAAAAAGAGAATTAAAGAATTACTTTTCTATTAAGATTGATGATAACGTTGAGCAAAAAAATGATTGCGAAGATATCAATTTAACAGATTTAATTCATCAAAATTATATTCAAATAAAGAAACAGGTTTCAAGCTGGAAAGAGGCAATGGAGATTGTAGCACAACCTCTATTAGACTACGGACATGTTACACCAGAGTATGTAGATCGAGTTATCCGCCAATACAATGATCTATCAATCCATATCATTTTTGGCGGGAAGATTGCAGTTCCTCATGGAATGCCTGATTTTGGCGTAAATGAATTAGGGATGTCCATGTTAGTAATAAATGACCCAGTGAAATTTGGAGGATTGGATGTCCATGTATTTATGATGTTAGCGCCTGAAGATGAGAAAAGACATCTAAAAGCAATGCTGCAGATGACAAGCCTTGCAGCAGATGAAAACGGAATTAGAAGATTAGTTGAAGCAAATGACAAAAAAGAGATCATAGAAGTATTAAAGCAATATCAATAA
- a CDS encoding zinc-binding dehydrogenase — translation MKRIVYYGIQDIRLEEAEIPTPGPGEVVVKNKVTLTCGTDCKMFMRGYRYQPPHLIGHEASGDVVAVGEGVTNFKIGDRVVAHNTAPCHKCYWCKKGQHSMCTDLPSNLGAYGEYQLIPKNIVNETMFKLPDDMEYKQAALTEPLSCAVYGISNVTIELGDTVVVNGCGPIGLMFIRLAYLRGARVIACDRQENRLALAAKLGAAETINIDEKDQIQAVRDLTEDSRGVDVAIEAAGLPQVWEIAFRQVRAGGQVLCFGGTKKDTTVNIDCTRMHYEQITIKGVFHTTPQHVNAAFELLKMGAIQAEDFVEHEYKIEDTEAAIREHAAGKVIKNCIVYDD, via the coding sequence ATGAAAAGAATTGTTTATTATGGTATTCAGGATATTAGATTAGAAGAAGCAGAAATTCCTACACCAGGTCCTGGAGAGGTTGTAGTCAAAAACAAAGTTACATTAACCTGCGGGACTGATTGTAAAATGTTTATGCGGGGATATCGTTATCAGCCGCCACATTTAATTGGTCATGAGGCATCTGGAGATGTTGTTGCAGTAGGTGAAGGTGTGACAAATTTTAAAATCGGGGATAGAGTAGTGGCTCACAATACAGCGCCTTGCCATAAGTGCTATTGGTGTAAAAAGGGACAACATTCAATGTGTACTGACCTGCCATCAAATCTAGGTGCATATGGAGAGTATCAGCTAATTCCAAAAAATATTGTGAATGAGACAATGTTTAAATTACCAGATGATATGGAATATAAGCAGGCAGCTTTGACAGAACCTCTTTCATGCGCGGTCTATGGGATTTCAAATGTCACAATTGAATTAGGAGATACAGTTGTTGTGAATGGATGCGGGCCAATTGGACTTATGTTTATCCGATTAGCATATCTAAGAGGAGCCAGAGTTATTGCATGTGACAGACAGGAAAATAGACTGGCCCTGGCAGCAAAATTAGGTGCAGCTGAGACGATTAATATTGATGAGAAAGATCAGATTCAGGCGGTTAGAGACTTAACAGAAGATAGCAGGGGCGTAGATGTAGCCATTGAAGCAGCAGGATTGCCGCAGGTATGGGAAATTGCATTTAGACAAGTTAGAGCAGGCGGACAAGTATTGTGCTTCGGAGGAACTAAAAAAGATACAACGGTAAATATTGATTGCACAAGGATGCATTACGAACAAATTACGATCAAAGGTGTATTCCATACGACGCCCCAACATGTAAATGCTGCATTTGAGTTGTTAAAAATGGGAGCAATTCAGGCAGAAGATTTTGTAGAACATGAATATAAAATCGAAGACACAGAAGCGGCAATTAGAGAACATGCAGCTGGAAAAGTAATTAAAAACTGTATTGTTTATGATGACTGA
- a CDS encoding PTS sugar transporter subunit IIA, producing MSISKNLVRKEYIYENLTVKDQEEAFDVMGGRLVKDGITKKSYVQALKDREKNFPTGLATSGIVIAMPHTDSNHVNEACITIARLKDPITFHEMGNKNNLLNVEMIFMLALNDPTMHLEMLQKIIGMFSNKEILSLLKEAKTSEEIYNVVVKATDVSLKGDKL from the coding sequence ATGTCGATATCTAAAAACCTAGTAAGAAAAGAATATATTTACGAGAATCTTACTGTAAAAGATCAAGAAGAAGCGTTCGATGTCATGGGAGGAAGGCTTGTAAAAGATGGAATTACAAAAAAGAGTTATGTACAGGCATTAAAAGATCGGGAGAAAAACTTTCCAACTGGTCTGGCTACATCAGGAATTGTAATTGCAATGCCGCACACGGACAGCAACCATGTAAATGAAGCATGTATTACGATCGCACGGTTAAAAGATCCCATTACATTTCATGAAATGGGAAACAAAAACAATCTTCTGAATGTAGAAATGATTTTTATGCTTGCGCTAAATGACCCTACAATGCATTTGGAAATGCTTCAAAAGATTATTGGAATGTTTAGCAACAAAGAAATTTTAAGTCTATTAAAAGAAGCAAAAACATCAGAGGAAATATATAACGTAGTTGTTAAAGCAACTGATGTTTCACTGAAAGGAGATAAATTATGA
- a CDS encoding PTS sugar transporter subunit IIB has translation MKTIVVACGGGVATSQTCAVKLADLLEEHGISRSDFQIEAININSMPQYEKVADIYVSICGTEDATYDLPTFSGVPFITGMGAEEELEKILEELKK, from the coding sequence ATGAAGACAATCGTTGTAGCATGTGGAGGCGGTGTCGCAACTTCCCAGACTTGCGCGGTAAAACTGGCAGACTTATTAGAAGAGCACGGAATCAGCAGAAGTGATTTTCAAATTGAAGCTATTAACATTAATTCAATGCCCCAATATGAAAAAGTTGCTGACATATATGTATCAATTTGTGGAACTGAGGATGCAACGTATGATTTACCGACGTTCAGCGGTGTTCCATTTATTACAGGTATGGGAGCTGAGGAGGAATTAGAAAAAATATTAGAGGAATTAAAAAAATAA